CATTAACGGTCATTCGACGCGCGCACACAATAGCAATCTGTAACGAGATGAATCAAGACTTGTTTAAAAAAACATCACAGGAGTTGCGGCGGCGCAAAGCGTCGATTCTGCAAAACGGGAAGTTTCTCTCGCGTTTGCGTCACACGGGCTGCCGTGACATCCGCATAGATCAGTTGTGGTGCTTCAGCGGCGGCAGCAATAGTAACACCCTGGGGATCGATAACCCGACTCTGACCGATATTCTTGTTGCCACACTCCCCGGCAGCCACCATGTAACAGGTGGTATCCAGCGCCCGCGCAGAAAGTAACGTCGCCCAGTGTTGCTCTTTTAGCGGCCCTCTCACCCACGCGGCAGGCAGAACCAACAGTTGTGCGCCCGCAAGCGCCAGCGACAGCGCCAGCTCCGGAAATCGCAAATCATAACAGGTCATCAACCCGACCAGCATTCCGTCAACCTCAATCAGCGGTGGCAGAATGCTGCCTGCATCCACCCGCGCCGACTCCTGCATATTAAATGCATCATAGAGATGCAGCTTTGCATAC
The Kosakonia oryzae genome window above contains:
- a CDS encoding deaminated glutathione amidase; the protein is MIVAAGQFAVTPDWKTNALTCVELMAQAAQQQASLLVLPEALLARDDADPYLSVKSAQRLDGDFLRLLLDESRLNSMTTVLTVHVPSMEGRAVNTLVVLCRGEIVAQYAKLHLYDAFNMQESARVDAGSILPPLIEVDGMLVGLMTCYDLRFPELALSLALAGAQLLVLPAAWVRGPLKEQHWATLLSARALDTTCYMVAAGECGNKNIGQSRVIDPQGVTIAAAAEAPQLIYADVTAARVTQTREKLPVLQNRRFAPPQLL